The sequence tggcttcttttgttgcagggcatgggctctaggcgcgtgggctccagtagttgtggctcatgagctcgtggcaggcttagtagttgtggcacacgggcttagttgctccgcagcatgtgggatcttcctggaccagggctcaaacctgtgtcccctgtattggcaggcggattcttaaccagtgcaccaccagggaatcccccagaATCACTCTTGATAGGGCCAACCAATGATTTCCCTTTAGCCAGATCCACTAGTCACTTCTCCTTATCTTAGTTGACCTCCCCATGGTATTCAATATTATTGAAAATACCCTCTTTTCTTGGCAGACTTACTCTGGTCAATCCTTTCTGGGTTTGGTCAGCCACTACTCCAAATCTGTCTTCTTTCTGGCAGTCTCACCCAGAGCTATAGCTTTAAATACGATAGATATGCAGATGATCCCTGATTATCTGTATCTCCAGTCCTGATTTCTCACTACTCCAGACTTCaccatttttctatttgaaatCTCTGCTCAGATTCTTGTAGGCATCTCAAAATTGACATCTAACATAGAACTACCAAGGTGACCATATAATGTATTCCAAACTGAGATACTTTTGAGGGTGAAAGCACTGCTGATAATTTGGTCAGGACAGCAAGTATAAACTAAAATCTGCCAGATCTGCCAAGCATAAACTAAAATCTGCCATCACATTTAGAATGAGATCCTGTTCCTTAGATGGACCTGTGATGCTCATCTTGTGTCATTCTTCCCATCACTTAACTCTGCCCCGACTATACTGGCTGCCATGCTTTCCTTGAACATACATTtctgtgtgactttgagtaagTGACTTACCCTCTTTGTGCCTGAATGTTCTCATCTGTTAGAACAACAAACGGTGGTACTCAGCTCTTACAGTTGTAAAGCACAACGTGCCCAGCACTTGGTAGGTGCTGCACAGAGATACCTTTCACTTTCCTAGCTAAGGAACTGAAGATTGGGAGAGTGAGGGTTACCtgcatttgctgaatgaaggaataGAGTGAAGACGTGGCCTGCgtttttcatgttttcattacttaaggccacacacacatacacagatgttTGAGCGTCAGGAGTCAATTGTTTGTGTATTTGTTACAGAGTTCAAACTCCACAGCTGAAAGTGAGCCAGTCTTTATTTGCATAATATTTATCTTGGAACAAAGTTTAGAAATAGAAACTTGAAACCTAACTAAAATCAGTACCAACCATCACATACTTTACCTTTCATATTTTACAGTTAGACCTGGATTTTCAGAAAGTTTATACAAATTAGATCATTTCAAATTTAAGGAATTTTACAGAGATGTTTTCATAAAAATCCCTAAATTTGGAGTTGGTACTCTTTTAGCATGTCAGGTAGGGGTGACTTTTCTTATGCCAATTCATAAGCAAACCTTTTTCTGTTCACAAGGTTTGAACAGAAGAGAGATCTTACTAAATCTGGGCTCTGGCATGTGGCAGCTTGATGGCTCTCTAAGcttgcttcctcatctgtaaaaaggggaaaGTAATAAATGCACATAGAAGTGTTTCATGAGATAAAATAGTCAATTTTAAACAAACTGACCATACAAATAAGCTCTAATTACTCCTTTTGATGGGCAATACTTGGTTCTCAAAGATATTCCCTTATTCCAACCTGGAGATGAAATCAACTTACTCCACAAAAATGTATTAGAAGTTTGCTAATGTTTCACTAAACCCTAAGCTACAGAATTCACACCATAGTAGAGTGATGTTTCAGAGCTGGTGTTGAGAAAGAAGGCTGGGTCTGCATCCCAGGTGAAATGTGCTATATGAGTAAAAATGTATCCATACTTTGAATGGAGTGCACTTGTCAGTTTCTTAGAAATTACTCACTTATAAAATATCACACTGATAGACCATTTGATACTTTTTTGAAATAGCTCAAGGTCAAAATtacaaactatttaaaataaatgcaatttatatttttaatttcagcaatTGAGTGAGAGATTTTCTACTTAGAGGTCATTTAAACACAACTCAGAAGCTAAGTAGGTTCTTAAAATTACTGGTGCCCACACTATGCCTGAATCACATAAGTTTTTGCTACTTGGTTTTTACTTGGCACTGATAGAAAGGAGCAATGTCAGTCAGCAAGTTACTCTTCAACATTTAATGGTGCCACAGGATTAAATAACGGCCTTCCTTTTTTGGCCTGAATTTTACCAAAGTTAGCCTCAAACTCTTTTTTTGTTCCACTTAGATTTGCTAGATATCCATCCTTTATTCTATAGCCTAAGGAATTCAGTTTCCTTAGCCTGTACTGTACTATTTGTGGCATTAATTCAAGAACCTTTGGCATCTCTCTTATCTGAGCTATGGAAATTCCTTCTTTCAATAATCCCTGAATTCTCTCTTCCAAAACTGGAACAGAATAATATAAAAGGGCAGGACATTTCAAAACTAATTGCTTCAGGTCATGATCAGtacatttaaaagcatttttagaGAAGGACATACTGTTCTGTATACTTCTTGGGCAAAGTTGAAACAGAAATCCTTTGAGTTTGGAGAGAAGTTGGAGAATTTCAAAGTTTGTAAAACGCTGCTCCTGGAGAAATTCTAGCGTTTCCTTTATAGATGCAgaagaatttaacaaaataaatgggTTTTGGCTTAATAATTTTAGTAGCCAAACTTTCATGTTGACCTCAGAGCCACCTAAATTTAGATAACTCTCTTGAAGAACCTTTATCATTTGCTTATTCTTCTCAATAGGAGTGTGAAAAATAATAGATGCAGTTGTCAAAAATCTACGAATGACCACATTTTTGAGTCCCAACTCTTGAAAGAATTGAACATTCAGCTTCTGGTTTTCCTGGTCTTTAACAGTAAAGAAAGATTCTGGAAACTGTTCTATTAACTTAACTAACTCTTTCTCGTTCTTGCAAACCGACTGCCAGAGTTCTCTCTGGGTGTTAACAGCAGGTGGACTGCAGATAATTGCTTCTGGGCAGTGTTCCAAGATACTGGCTACAGCAGTCTCACTGGCACCTAGCTGttgtaaaatatttgcaatttctTCAACATAGGTTTCATCCTCCAGAAGTACCCATCCTTTTAATCTTCGAATTTTCCTGATGTCAACTGACAATTTATAGAGCTTTTctgctgtctttttattttctctatttgacTGATTATCAGTTGTATAGGTGAAGGATGCTAGAAAAGGTGTGTATTTTGGAGCTGATAGCATCTTTCTGAAAGAACAGAGCCTGCAGGGTTGGGATCTAATCAGCAACTTCCACAACATGCCTGCAATCCACTGGCTAATTCCCACCATCCTGAGACTCAGAAGGTACTCATCATACctatatgaaagaaaatacaggTTTTTAATATAAAGGgtgttgacttttaaaatacaaacacaaatttGAGCTGTAAGTAGTAAGCATGGAAATAAAACGGACTTAAATTAGACAACTCATGTGGAGTATATTAAATAGAGCCTCTTAAATAATTGATGATATAACTGTAATACACTGCTTCACATCTTAAACTTTATAAATACATTGTCTGTTTGAGCTTTGCAACAACCTCATGCAGTAgttagttccattttacagaccagTAGCAAAACCACAAGGAGTTCAAAGATTCACAAATCTCAAATGTTATTTTGACACACATTCCCTTTCATCTCTGATACGTTTAGGTTTAGGACACGTACactatttacacacacacactttttttgttttaacattttacattttcaagcTGATGTTTAGCTGAAGCAAATACTTTTTAAGGAGGGGTGTCAactctaattttatattttagagtaaatatttttttgctAAATATTATCAAAATAAGTCAGTGAATTTGTTTTCTctaaaatgagtgaataaatgtatGCTTTTTTTATGAGAATTATGTGAAAAACTTTTTTAATTGGTCAAAGGATCAGGGAACTTTCCCTTTCCTTTAAGATTCCTACTGCTTTTATGCATCAGATGAGAAGATAAAAATTCATCCCTATTTGCTTCTatgtttttgtttgaattttatttttcagcccttttttaaacatctttattagagtataattgcttaacaatggtgtattagtttctgctgtataacaaagtgaatcagctatacctatacatacacTCCCATATCAactccctctggcatctccctcccaccctccctatcccacccctctaggtggacaaaaagcaccaggctgatctccctgtgctatgcagctgcttcccactagctatctattttacatttggtagtgtatatatgtccatgccactctctcacttcgtcccagcttacccttcccacacTCTgtttcctcaagtccactctctatgtctgtgtcttcattcctgtcctgcccctaggttcttcagaaccatttttttcttttttttttagattccatgtatatgtgttagcatacggtatttgtttttcgctttctgacttacttcactctgtatgacagtctctaggtccatccacctcgctacaaataactcaacttcatttatctctgggctttctatcctgtccattgatctatatttgtttttctgccagtaccatactgtcttgataactgtagctttgcactatagtctgaagtcagaggctggcgtgacattgcaacagcctgaggcgtgccgtgtatTCTCccaggaaagttgtccctggatcatgggaccgtggcagtggcgggctgcacaggctcccgggaggggaggtgtggatagtgacctgtgcttgcacacaggattcttggtggctgtagcagcagcccagcgtttcatgcctgtctctgatgtccatgctgatagccgtgactcgtgcccgtctctggagctcatttaggcagtgctctgaatcccctctcttcacacaccccgaaacaatggtctcttgcctcttaggcagttccagactttttcccagactccctgccagcaagctgtggcacactagcccccttcaggctgtgttcatgcagccaaccccagtcttctccctgggatcttaACTCCAAAgcttgagcctcagctcccagcccccgcccgccctggcgggtaagcggacaagcctctcaggctggtgagagttggcaccgatcctctgtgcgggaatctctccgctttgccctctgcacccctattgatgcgctctcctctgtggctccgaagctcccccccccgccccccccgccccccccccgccccgtgccCATCCCGTCTcaaccagtgaaggggcttcatagtgtgtggaaacttttcctccttcacagctccctccccgaggtgcaggtcccatccctgttcttttgtctctgtttttcctttttttttttttgccctacccacgtacgtggggaatttcttgccttttgggaagtctgagatcttcggccagcgttcagtaggtgttctgtaggagttgttccacatgtagatgtagttttgatgtatttgtggggaggaaggtgatctccccatcttactcttctgccacgTTGAAGGGCGCCCGACCTTTGTTTGAATTTTAATAGCTAGCTCCTTTAATTCATTTGAAATTTCTGATTGTGAGCTAAGAATGTAAATAGATTTTATCAATAGCTTAGCTATCTCTAAGCACTATGTTTGAACAAGCCTTTCCTTCCACATGATTTGTGATGCCTCTTTTGTTAATACTGTATTAAATGTAGTTTCTGTTTCTAGCTAGCCTCTGTCCTCACCCCCCTACTATTTTTGCAATTCCCTGAATGAGCCAGGTGGCTAATTTCCGGACTTTGCTGCATACTTGGCTCCCTCTGCCAGACCATCCTAAAACAATCTCTGGTCAACTCACTCTTTCACATCCCCCAACAACTATGTCAAATCTTCTCAACTCAGACCTCCAGCTTCCCCTGACACCCATTCTCTCCTTCATTCTCAGCCAATATCCTTGCATTTAACTTGTACAAAGAAAGGAGTGCAATTCATCACACCAAACATAAACCTCCTGCTATCTCCCTTTCCCTACAATGACATCTTTCATCATCCAGGGTAATTCCTGCTCCTGTGCTGATGCCAGCCTCTCTGGCCTGAAGTGTCTAGAGCCCTTCTTTCTCATGTATTCACTCCTTCAGCTGCATCTTCCTCTCTGAGTTTCCCACCCTTCACCTCAGTGGCTCTTTCTCTCACTGCCCCTCCAACTAAAATCCCGTTTTTCTCTTCCCCTCAGATTAATTCTTGcagctccttctttctttccatttcctctctTCCTATTTATATAACTTCCCATAAAGATAACTTCCATGTGATTAAAGCCAATGAGTAGTTTTACTTCCTCCCTCTTTTGACACCAGCAGTTTTCAGCACAGGTGACCACTTTCTCTGTGAAATACTCATACCTGACTTCCAAAACCTCCCACTCCCCTGGTTCTCCTCCTTCCTTCGTACACTCCTGACTGTCCTTTAGTTGTCTCCTCTGCAGGCTCATCTTCAAGGCTTGGTTCTAGGCCCTCTCCTCTTCTTACCTTAGAGTTTCTCCCCAGAGATCCTGTCCTCATCCAGGGCTTCTTAATCCACTTGGGCTTCTTTCCAGCTTCTTCTCAAAATGTGATCTTGTCACCTCCCTGCAATAAACTTTTTGATGGCACTTTAGgataaagacaaagtaaaaaagCCTTACTTACCATGGCCTGCAAGGCCTCTTTGTCTTAGGCTTTGTCACCACCCAAATCTCCTGTCCCCCTCTGCCTACACCAGCTGCACCAGCTTCCTTTCTGCCCCTGGTGCTTTACCTGTTCCCACCACAGGGTCTCTGAAGACTGAGGGCTACTCCCCATGCCCACAATGCTCCTAACTCCTAGGTCTAAGTGTCACTTTCTCAGGGAAAGTTCCCTGCCCTTCATGAATAGATGAGGCTTCCTGTCCCCCTGACAGGCTCTCTTATCACCATGGACTGTTCCTATGTGCCACCTGTCATAGCTGCAGCTGTTCATGTGTGGTTTCTGTCTCACcctccatgaaggcagagatggtTTACTGCCATGTTCCAATGAACTGCTTCCCTACCTTTCACCTGGCTGGCACTGCTGACTCTAGGAGGCATTCCTGGGCAGGTGACTTTCATGTGTGCTCTTCCACAGCACCCTGCTCTTGACCCTACTGTGGCACTTATACTCCTGTAagttcttcattcattcagttttttggtttttgtttgtttggctcaTTCTGTGTGTCAGGCATTATGCTAGACACTAGCTTTTCTGCTAAAATGTTTCTTCATACCTTTGAAACACAGACCCACCAGAGAACACGGTGTGAGCCACACTCCCTCTCTTTCCCAAAAAAAGGACCCATACTCACATTTTGCAAAAGACTTTAGCAGGATTCATGAGCACCCTGCAGTCTAACTATGAACAACCTGCACCAGATTGCAAGCACCTGGAAAGCAGGGTCTGCATACTCTTCTACTTTATCCCCTGTACCCAGCAAAGAACTTGGTCCACAGAAACAAAATCAGTATCTGTCAACTGAAACCCGATGACAAACCAAGTTCACTACAACTTAATGTAGTGGGTAAAGCTGTGGGCTACCTGGGCTTAATTCCTGGTCATTAGTTGTGCTGTGACTTGAGgaagtcatttcacctctctgtgcctcagtttaagCACCAGGAAAATGGCATCACTAGGTGTTCGTGAAGATTACATCCTGGGTGATTGTGAaggttaaattaattaataccaTAAATCACAAAGCATTCAGAAACTCATTAAACCATCACAGcaacccattttaaagatgagttaACAGATGCACGTAAAGTAGCCCAAGGTTGGTCAGCTAATAAAGGGCAGACCTTGGATTCAAACCCAACAGCTTAGCTGAGTCCTGCTCTTAGCCCCGTGCTCTGCACATAGCAATGATCCAGgtaaatgttttctaaatcaCAACGTGGTTTATTTTCTGATACTTCATGTTTCTTAAGCGTTTTGAGGAGTGAAACCCACTTCTGTAATATGCACAATTTTGATAACACAGTCCCCTCGACGAACACCAGTAATGCAGTTAACTTCTACTTTTATAACATGTACGACCTGCTGACAGTTTCAAATTAACCCAATGTTTGTAAGAAAGGAAAAACGAGGGCCCAAGGCAGAGGATACTGGGGAGCGATCGAAAGCCGCACATCCATCATGTGGGGCCTGTGCTTATCCAGAGAAACTTCCGACCTGCGGCGCCCCAGCGTATACCCAGCGCCCGAGCCAGCCAGGCGGAGCTGAGCAGCTGGCGGCAAGTCTGGCTTCACAGTGGGCAGCTCCCGACTCCAGCCTCTCGGCCGCTGTGCAGCCGGGGACGAGCACCCTCAGGGGCGTAGGACCAGGGCGACTCACCTGTCGGCGTCCACTCTGCACAAAGCGCGAGTTCCGGGTCTCTAGCTCTGTCCTCCCCCGCTCCCCAGGCCGAGGCTCCCCGCGGCCTGGCGTCCTCCCAAGGCCTGGGAACAGGGCCCAGGGTCCCAAGCCGCCAGCCAATTCCCCTCAGCAGCTCCTGCCCCGTTTCGCGGAACCCACAGACACGCCCCAAAGCCCCCAACGCAGCCAGTCAGGGCGCGGGGCGCAGGCTACGTGACCCTCCTGACGCAGCGCGgctgggcggggccgggcggAGCGGAGGGGACCAGCGGAGTTGGGTCAGCGTGTGAGTCAGCTGTCGGGGGAACAGCGCCTCTGGCCTGCAACTGCCTCCGGCATTTTCTCACCGTTTCCCTCCCAGTATTTTAGACAACTTGGAGTTTCAGTCCTTTTGTCCCTTGGGGAGTGTCACTAGCCCGGGAGAAAAAAAGGATAGAAATAACTCAAACCGCTATATCTTTAAGCTATATCTTAAAGCTATAGCCATTCAGAATTCCCCAAATTAGTCGATAGGTAAAGAACTAAGTTACAAAAGAAACGTAGTTTAAAAAATCCTGAAACTTCTCTGGTACATATCTAGCTttcctgccccccgcccccaataCAGCAGTCAGCTACAGTGTCTGATGCGTCTTTAACAGCCTCCCTCCTGCCGCTTTCACCCAAATACTCACCTTTTCTGATAAACTGCTAGGTGCTTTACATTCTAATTATTACCTCTGATGCCAACCTCATAGACTAACAAATTTCTCCTTAAAGCCAGGCTTAATGTCTGTCCCATTTATTCTCATATTTATCCATACACATATTTATGGCATGCCTGTTAAGTGTCAAGCATATGAAGCTGCAATGATAAAACAGTGGTGCACAAGACAAGGGGGAATAAAGTACATTCCCTATCCTGATGaggtttacattctagtggaagaCAAAGACATTAACAACCAATGACATGATTAATCGCAACTAGAGTTGAATGTTTCCAAGGACAGGGTGCCCTGACTGGCCTAGCTGTCCTATGCTGGATGTGGAGTTGGGGGTCAGGAAAGCTGTGATTTTCCCAGCCTGTAGGCCCCTCACTTTGCGTATTTCATAGTATACTGTGTACGGTTCTAACACCTTAACACGCAGCACTGTAATTCTTCAAGATGGCCCTCTCTCCTTGTGGAGTGAACTCCTTGTGGATACTGATGAATTAATTTTCCcaagaacagtgcttggcatatggtAGGGACTCAGGAAAGGCTAACCAAATCTTTGAGTCTAGCCTTATTACCCAGTTTGTGCTCAATGGCTTTGTTGAGAGGGACTGACAAGTTGCACTTTAATTCCACAGAGTAGCAGCAAGAATCCTGGCTCCTTGTCTCTAAGTCAACTTTGATCTCCAGGATATTCTAGAATTAACTGGGTGGTTAATGTATGTGAGGTAGGAGAGTTTGTCCAGTAACCCTTCTCCCTCTGAGCTACCCGTATACAAAAACACCATTATTCATGGCTTTATCGCCTCTTTTTCCTTAAATACAAGGATTTGGGGTCCAGACTAACCAAAGTGTGCCACCTGCATCTAGGAAAAGGGAATTAAAGTAGGATACTGAAAAGAGAAGGACGTTAAGGAATGTAAACTAGGGCCTTAGAACTGCATGTGGCAGTCACTGGTCAGGAGAGAGGGAGCAGAGATGTGCATTAAGGTGCTAGCAGCTTGTATCAGGGCTCCACATAATTGTATGAGGAATGACAATACATATAACCCTGTGCATTGTAGCCACACTTGAAATTGACCAGCTTAGCTATGCCAGTTGTCTTAAATAAATGCTACCCAAAGTTTTTTTCCATCCTAAATGTTTAAAGAGTTCATTTCTAGAACCGTACAATCAGAAAAACACTTGGATGGAGAAACGGGGGTTCAAAGAACCTAGTATTAGGCATATTACCtacaagaaaattataaacatatgttTGAAATTGTGGGAAGATCCTGAAGTTTCTAGTACGTAAGAGATGGTTAAAAGTAATATTGCTATCAGTCTTTTATACCCCAAATTTACTGTTTTAAGTGACTgtgaaaaacttaaaaatgtagTTCCCTCAATTTAGTTTTTCCAAATTGCTAAGCACAGTTTTTGGTAATAAGAGTTCAAGAAGTATCTGCCGAATGAACAAAATGTCTTAAAATCCCTCAACCACCTGTAGGGTTTTTAGAACACTAACCCTTCCAGTTAGGGGGACAACACTGTATTCAAACATAGTGCATTTGCTCAATTGGAGCACATTGATTGAtacctctctttcccttttggtgattttttgttttagtcacAATTTAGACCAAACTGAAAAAAGCTTTCCCCACCACACCCCCCCAAACATATTAAAATCCTtctacatttaaaagtaaaatatcagggcttccctggtggcgcagtggttgagagtcttcctgccgatgcaggggacacgggttcgtgccccggtccaggaagatcccacatgctgtggagcagctgggcccctgagccatggccgctgagcctgcgcgtccggagcctgtactccgcaacgggagaggccacaacagtgagaggcccgcgtactgcaaaaaaaaaaaaaaaaaaaaaaaaaaaaaatatatatatatatatatatatatatatatgtaaaatatcagtGCCTATGTTGAAACAGTGTTCTTTTActgaaatacaaatttattcATATTAAAACTGCATCTTTTATTTCCCAAATGGTGATGGTAAATTCCAAGTCAATGAATTTCTCAATTCTGTACAGTACAATCAGGTCCAAAGAGCAGGATGTAAAGTACagatgtgaaaaacaaaatattactcCTTATTAACAATGATAAAAGAAGATAAggcagttttttctttctcagtaatgAATTTATTGATCAGTATTAATTCATTATCCaggatactttttaaaatgtgtatcatctaaaaataaaaatgattgtttCTGGATTTCTGACTCAAATTTATCTTCAGTTACCTTTAAATACAATTACCACACTGAACATCTTATCACTAATAAAGATGGGAAAACAAAAGCCAATGGTTATAATTCCAAATGGTAAGAACTGGCCTACTGGAGAACAGTAaagggataataataatgataacaataatggCAGCTAACCAGAGCTGCAGCAGGCAGTTATGCAGACTATGCACTGCACATTCCAGGGAGCTACACAGAACGGCAATCCtgtagctaatatttactgagcatcctaccacatgccaggcactgttatgaGCATTTCATATGTAGTATGAAGCAGATACTACTCTCATCCTCActttttatagaagagaaaaaagaaggcaaaaaaggTTAATAATTGCCCAAGATCTCAAAGCTAATGAGTGACAGAGCCAGGCATTTGACCCCAGGGCCCACACTCTTAACTGCTACCTCATACTAACTCAGAGTTATAAGCCCaattacttgaaaaaaatctctttggttTTAAATCTTTCatatagataattttatttttaaaagtacgaAGTATTTGGAAGATAGTATTCTTACTtggaataattttgaaaagtattttacTAAATATATATTAGCTGTTTCTTCACTCAGAATGGTGACATGCAGTTTACAGAATCTGTCTCTAATTTGTGATCACATCTCACATACCAATGCTCTCCCCCttacctaaaacaaacaaaaaatttttaaaaaaggaaaaaaaaaaagcagccaccAAGTACACAGGATTCCATATATGCATATACTTTAATAACAAAGTCACTTTAGCTGTAACTGAACAAAGAAAGGGAGACAAGAAGAACTTAACACATGATACCATGATATCCACAACTTTGGGTCAAAACAGGCATACATGAAGcttgaaaatatatattgtcTATGTTAATGGAGGCTATAACTACCAATTTTGATT is a genomic window of Kogia breviceps isolate mKogBre1 chromosome 12, mKogBre1 haplotype 1, whole genome shotgun sequence containing:
- the MTERF2 gene encoding transcription termination factor 2, mitochondrial: MVGISQWIAGMLWKLLIRSQPCRLCSFRKMLSAPKYTPFLASFTYTTDNQSNRENKKTAEKLYKLSVDIRKIRRLKGWVLLEDETYVEEIANILQQLGASETAVASILEHCPEAIICSPPAVNTQRELWQSVCKNEKELVKLIEQFPESFFTVKDQENQKLNVQFFQELGLKNVVIRRFLTTASIIFHTPIEKNKQMIKVLQESYLNLGGSEVNMKVWLLKLLSQNPFILLNSSASIKETLEFLQEQRFTNFEILQLLSKLKGFLFQLCPRSIQNSMSFSKNAFKCTDHDLKQLVLKCPALLYYSVPVLEERIQGLLKEGISIAQIREMPKVLELMPQIVQYRLRKLNSLGYRIKDGYLANLSGTKKEFEANFGKIQAKKGRPLFNPVAPLNVEE